One window of Actinomycetota bacterium genomic DNA carries:
- a CDS encoding DUF4129 domain-containing protein, which translates to ASGRTRDAVRALFGGAARTLVERGVVPQTRTRTDGELLADVSRAAPPVAPPLSELTGAFELAWYGHVEPGEDGYAGARGAYERTLAEVGEMRP; encoded by the coding sequence GCGTCCGGCCGCACGCGCGACGCCGTGCGTGCGCTGTTCGGCGGCGCGGCCCGCACGCTCGTGGAGCGCGGCGTCGTGCCGCAGACGCGCACGCGGACCGACGGCGAGCTGCTCGCCGACGTGTCCCGCGCCGCGCCGCCGGTGGCACCACCGCTGTCCGAGCTCACCGGCGCGTTCGAGCTGGCCTGGTACGGCCACGTCGAGCCCGGCGAGGATGGCTACGCCGGCGCGCGCGGCGCGTACGAGCGCACGCTCGCCGAGGTCGGGGAGATGCG